A window of Bos taurus isolate L1 Dominette 01449 registration number 42190680 breed Hereford chromosome 19, ARS-UCD2.0, whole genome shotgun sequence contains these coding sequences:
- the LGALS3BP gene encoding galectin-3-binding protein isoform X1 — MAPLRLFWIWLLVVGTREPTGVKDGDMRLADGGSANQGRVEIYYNGQWGTVCENMWDLTDASVVCRALGFQNATEALGGAAFGPGYGPIMLDEVRCTGTEPSLANCSSLGWMRSNCRHDKDASVICTNETRGVYTLDLSGELPAALEQIFESQKGCDLFITVKVREEDEIAMCAHKLILSTNPEAHGLWKEPGSRVTMEVDAECVPVVKDFIRYLYSRRIDVSLSSVKCLHKLASAYQAKQLQSYCGHLFAILIPQDPSFWTPLELYAYALATRDPVLEEICVQFLAWNFGALTQAEAWPSVPPALLQGLLSRTELVVPSELVLLLAVDKWSQERRTSHKEVEALVGQVRFPMMPPQDLFSLQFNLSLYWSHEALFQKKILQALEFHTVPFELLAQYWGLNLTEGTYQPRLYTSPTWSQSVMSSSYNPSRSFQTPQHPSFLFHDSSVSWSFVYLPTLQSCWNYGFSCSSDDPPLLALSKSSYSKSNPTIGYENRALLHCEGSFVVDVIDFKGWKALVPSALATNSSRSTSLFPCPSGVFSRFQVVIRPFYLTNSTDMD, encoded by the exons ATGGCCCCTCTACGGCTCTTCTGGATATGGCTGCTGGTCGTGGGGACTCGAG AGCCCACAGGCGTGAAAGACGGCGACATGCGGCTGGCTGACGGGGGGTCCGCCAACCAGGGCCGCGTGGAGATCTACTACAACGGCCAGTGGGGGACGGTGTGTGAGAACATGTGGGACCTGACGGACGCCAGCGTCGTCTGCCGGGCCCTGGGCTTCCAGAACGCCACCGAGGCTCTGGGCGGGGCCGCCTTCGGGCCAG GATATGGCCCTATCATGCTGGACGAGGTGAGGTGCACGGGGACAGAGCCCTCGCTGGCCAACTGCTCATCCCTGGGCTGGATGCGGAGCAACTGCAGACACGACAAGGACGCCAGCGTGATCTGCACCAACG AAACCAGAGGTGTCTACACCCTCGACCTATCTGGCGAACTCCCTGCGGCCCTAGAGCAGATATTTGAGAGCCAGAAGGGCTGTGACCTGTTCATCACGGTGAAGGTGCGTGAGGAAGACGAGATAGCCATGTGTGCCCACAAGCTGATCCTGTCCACCAACCCCGAGGCCCACGGCCTATGGAAGGAGCCAGGCAGTAGGGTCACCATGGAGGTGGACGCTGAGTGTGTGCCCGTCGTCAAGGACTTCATCAG GTACCTCTACTCCCGGAGGATCGACGTGTCCCTGTCGTCAGTGAAGTGTTTGCACAAGCTCGCCTCTGCCTACCAGGCCAAGCAGCTGCAGAGCTACTGCGGGCACCTCTTTGCCATCCTCATCCCCCAGGACCCCTCTTTCTGGACACCCCTGGAGCTCTACGCCTACGCCCTGGCCACCCGGGACCCTGTGCTGGAGGAGATCTGcgtgcagttcctggcctggaACTTCGGGGCCCTGACGCAGGCCGAGGCCTGGCCAAGCGTCCCCCCGGCCCTGCTCCAAGGTCTGCTCTCCAGGACCGAACTGGTGGTGCCCAGCGAGCTGGTCCTGCTGCTGGCTGTGGACAAGTGGAGCCAGGAGAGGCGCACCTCCCACAAGGAAGTGGAGGCCTTGGTGGGGCAGGTGCGGTTCCCCATGATGCCACCCCAGGACCTCTTCTCGCTGCAGTTTAACCTGTCCCTGTACTGGAGTCACGAGGCGCTCTTCCAGAAGAAGATCCTGCAGGCCCTGGAGTTCCACACCGTGCCCTTCGAGCTGCTGGCTCAGTACTGGGGCCTGAACCTCACTGAGGGCACCTACCAGCCCCGGCTTTACACCTCGCCCACCTGGAGCCAATCCGTGATGAGCTCCAGTTACAACCCCTCCCGGTCCTTCCAGACCCCCCAGCACCCCAGCTTCCTCTTCCATGACAGCTCTGTCTCCTGGTCTTTCGTCTACCTCCCTACCCTCCAGAGCTGCTGGAACTACGGGTTCTCGTGCTCCTCTGATGACCCCCCACTCCTGGCTCTCTCCAAGTCCAGCTACTCCAAGTCCAATCCCACCATCGGCTATGAAAACCGGGCCCTGCTGCACTGTGAGGGGAGCTTTGTGGTAGACGTCATCGACTTCAAGGGCTGGAAGGCCCTGGTCCCCAGTGCCCTGGCTACCAACAGCTCCAGGAGCACTTCCCTCTTCCCCTGCCCGTCAGGGGTCTTCAGCAGGTTCCAAGTCGTCATCCGCCCCTTCTACCTGACCAACTCCACGGACATGGACTAG
- the LGALS3BP gene encoding galectin-3-binding protein precursor (The RefSeq protein has 3 substitutions compared to this genomic sequence), with protein MAPLRLFWIWLLVVGTRGVKDGDMRLADGGSANQGRVEIYYNGQWGTVCENMWDLTDASVVCRALGFQNATEALGGAAFGPGYGPIMLDEVRCTGTEPSLANCSSLGWMRSNCRHDKDASVICTNETRGVYTLDLSGELPAALEQIFESQKGCDLFITVKVREEDEIAMCAHKLILSTNPEAHGLWKEPGSRVTMEVDAECVPVVKDFIRYLYSRRIDVSLSSVKCLHKFASAYQAKQLQSYCGHLFAILIPQDPSFWTPLELYAYALATRDTVLEEICVQFLAWNFGALTQAEAWPSVPPALLQGLLSRTELVVPSELVLLLAVDKWSQERHTSHKEVEALVGQVRFPMMPPQDLFSLQFNLSLYWSHEALFQKKILQALEFHTVPFELLAQYWGLNLTEGTYQPRLYTSPTWSQSVMSSSYNPSRSFQTPQHPSFLFHDSSVSWSFVYLPTLQSCWNYGFSCSSDDPPLLALSKSSYSKSNPTIGYENRALLHCEGSFVVDVIDFKGWKALVPSALATNSSRSTSLFPCPSGVFSRFQVVIRPFYLTNSTDMD; from the exons ATGGCCCCTCTACGGCTCTTCTGGATATGGCTGCTGGTCGTGGGGACTCGAG GCGTGAAAGACGGCGACATGCGGCTGGCTGACGGGGGGTCCGCCAACCAGGGCCGCGTGGAGATCTACTACAACGGCCAGTGGGGGACGGTGTGTGAGAACATGTGGGACCTGACGGACGCCAGCGTCGTCTGCCGGGCCCTGGGCTTCCAGAACGCCACCGAGGCTCTGGGCGGGGCCGCCTTCGGGCCAG GATATGGCCCTATCATGCTGGACGAGGTGAGGTGCACGGGGACAGAGCCCTCGCTGGCCAACTGCTCATCCCTGGGCTGGATGCGGAGCAACTGCAGACACGACAAGGACGCCAGCGTGATCTGCACCAACG AAACCAGAGGTGTCTACACCCTCGACCTATCTGGCGAACTCCCTGCGGCCCTAGAGCAGATATTTGAGAGCCAGAAGGGCTGTGACCTGTTCATCACGGTGAAGGTGCGTGAGGAAGACGAGATAGCCATGTGTGCCCACAAGCTGATCCTGTCCACCAACCCCGAGGCCCACGGCCTATGGAAGGAGCCAGGCAGTAGGGTCACCATGGAGGTGGACGCTGAGTGTGTGCCCGTCGTCAAGGACTTCATCAG GTACCTCTACTCCCGGAGGATCGACGTGTCCCTGTCGTCAGTGAAGTGTTTGCACAAGCTCGCCTCTGCCTACCAGGCCAAGCAGCTGCAGAGCTACTGCGGGCACCTCTTTGCCATCCTCATCCCCCAGGACCCCTCTTTCTGGACACCCCTGGAGCTCTACGCCTACGCCCTGGCCACCCGGGACCCTGTGCTGGAGGAGATCTGcgtgcagttcctggcctggaACTTCGGGGCCCTGACGCAGGCCGAGGCCTGGCCAAGCGTCCCCCCGGCCCTGCTCCAAGGTCTGCTCTCCAGGACCGAACTGGTGGTGCCCAGCGAGCTGGTCCTGCTGCTGGCTGTGGACAAGTGGAGCCAGGAGAGGCGCACCTCCCACAAGGAAGTGGAGGCCTTGGTGGGGCAGGTGCGGTTCCCCATGATGCCACCCCAGGACCTCTTCTCGCTGCAGTTTAACCTGTCCCTGTACTGGAGTCACGAGGCGCTCTTCCAGAAGAAGATCCTGCAGGCCCTGGAGTTCCACACCGTGCCCTTCGAGCTGCTGGCTCAGTACTGGGGCCTGAACCTCACTGAGGGCACCTACCAGCCCCGGCTTTACACCTCGCCCACCTGGAGCCAATCCGTGATGAGCTCCAGTTACAACCCCTCCCGGTCCTTCCAGACCCCCCAGCACCCCAGCTTCCTCTTCCATGACAGCTCTGTCTCCTGGTCTTTCGTCTACCTCCCTACCCTCCAGAGCTGCTGGAACTACGGGTTCTCGTGCTCCTCTGATGACCCCCCACTCCTGGCTCTCTCCAAGTCCAGCTACTCCAAGTCCAATCCCACCATCGGCTATGAAAACCGGGCCCTGCTGCACTGTGAGGGGAGCTTTGTGGTAGACGTCATCGACTTCAAGGGCTGGAAGGCCCTGGTCCCCAGTGCCCTGGCTACCAACAGCTCCAGGAGCACTTCCCTCTTCCCCTGCCCGTCAGGGGTCTTCAGCAGGTTCCAAGTCGTCATCCGCCCCTTCTACCTGACCAACTCCACGGACATGGACTAG